One Aphelocoma coerulescens isolate FSJ_1873_10779 chromosome 8, UR_Acoe_1.0, whole genome shotgun sequence genomic region harbors:
- the LRRC8B gene encoding volume-regulated anion channel subunit LRRC8B, whose protein sequence is MITLTDLKCLADAQSSYHILKPWWDVFWYYLTMIMLLLAVLAGALQLTQTRVLCCLPCKLEFDNHCAVPWDLVKANLNMSASSTAPIIIPLKIQNYLHRQQYSYIDAVCYERQLHWFAKFFPYLVLLHTFIFAACSNFWLYYPSTSSRLEHFVAVLQKCFDSPWTTRALSETVAEQSARKLPIAKSKTVISSPQCSGDIGASRQSLPYSQPGLETTGRENSSVLDKIEGEQAKAIFEKVKKFRVHAEEKDVVYTVYMKQIIVKVFVVVIIVIYVPYYLSFITLEIDCVVNVQAFTGYKRYQCVYSLAEIFKVLASFYVVLVIFYGLTCTYSLWWMLRSSLKQYSFEKLREKSNYTDIPDVKNDFAFILHLADQYDPLYSQRFSIFLSDLSENELKQINLNNEWSVEKLKNKLVRNSQDKTELHLFMLNGLPDSVFELTEIEVLSLELIPEAKLPSAVTQLVNLKELNVYHSALTMDYPAVNFLEENLKTLRLKSSEMGRIPFWVFHLKNLQELCLTGYFMLDHHNSIYNDGFQGLKNLRSIHLKNNLSRIPQVITDLLPSLQHLSINNEGNKLIVLNNLKKLVNLRTLELICCDLERIPHSIFTLNNLHEIDLKENNLRTVEEIISFQHLKNLSCLKLWHNSISYVPVQIGALSNLEQLYLNYNNIKNVPLQLFLCRKLHYLDLSYNKLTSIPEEIGYLTNLQYLALTKNHIEMLPDGLFQCKKLQFLLLGNNSLMNLSPFVGQLLNLVHLELIGNYLESLPAELEECQFLKRNNLIVEERLLKTLPPRVRERLQACSDKS, encoded by the exons ATGATCACGCTAACAGATCTCAAATGCTTAGCAGATGCCCAGTCATCCTACCACATACTAAAACCATGGTGGGATGTCTTCTGGTATTACCTCACCATGATAATGCTGCTACTTGCTGTGCTTGCTGGGGCTCTCCAGCTTACTCAAACCAGAGTATTGTGTTGTCTTCCTTGCAAGCTAGAATTTGACAATCACTGTGCTGTGCCTTGGGATTTAGTTAAAGCCAACCTTAACATGTCAGCTAGCTCGACAGCACCGATAATCATCCCGCTTAAAATCCAGAATTATCTCCATCGGCAGCAGTATTCCTACATTGATGCCGTATGTTATGAGCGACAACTTCACTGGTTTgccaaattttttccataccTAGTGCTTTTGCATACCTTTATTTTTGCAGCTTGCAGTAATTTCTGGCTTTACTATCCTAGTACAAGTTCCAGGCTTGAGCACTTTGTAGCTGTTCTTCAGAAGTGTTTTGACTCTCCGTGGACAACGCGTGCCCTCTCAGAAACAGTTGCCGAGCAGTCTGCGAGGAAGTTGCCGATAGCCAAATCAAAAACAGTGATTTCATCACCTCAGTGTTCAGGAGACATAGGGGCCAGCAGACAGTCCCTGCCGTATTCACAACCTGGCTTGGAAACAACTGGAAGAGAAAATTCAAGTGTTCTTGATAAAATAGAAGGGGAACAAGCTAAAGCTATATTtgaaaaagtgaagaaattcaGAGTACACGCCGAAGAAAAGGATGTCGTATACACGGTGTATATGAAACAGATTATAGTGAAAGTCTTTGTAGTTGTCATAATAGTAATTTATGTCCCCTACTATTTATCCTTTATTACACTTGAAATTGATTGTGTAGTTAATGTTCAAGCCTTTACAGGCTACAAAAGGTACCAGTGTGTTTATTCGCTAGCagaaatttttaaagttttggcTTCATTTTATGTTGTTTTAGTGATCTTCTATGGATTAACTTGTACTTACAGTTTGTGGTGGATGTTAAGAAGTTCACTTAAGCAATACTCCTTTGAGAAgttgagagagaaaagtaattACACTGATATACCTGATGTAAAGAATGACTTTGCATTTATTCTTCACTTGGCAGATCAGTATGATCCTCTTTATTCTCAGCGATTCTCAATATTCCTGTCTGATTTGAGTGAGAACGAACTCAAACAGATAAATCTTAACAATGAATGGTCagtggaaaaactgaaaaataaactagTAAGAAATTCCCAAGACAAGACTGAACTTCACCTTTTCATGTTAAATGGTCTTCCAGACAGTGTCTTTGAACTGACAGAAATAGAAGTCCTAAGCCTGGAACTTATTCCCGAAGCCAAACTTCCTTCAGCTGTGACCCAGCTTGTCAATCTCAAAGAACTCAATGTTTATCATTCAGCACTAACGATGGATTATCCAGCAGTCAACTTTTtagaagaaaatctgaaaacCTTGCGTTTGAAATCTAGTGAGATGGGAAGAATTCCGTTTTGGGTCTTTCATCTAAAAAACCTACAAGAATTGTGCTTAACAGGATATTTCATGCTAGATCATCACAACTCCATATACAATGATGGCTTTCAGGGGCTAAAAAATCTGAGATCCATTCACTTAAAAAACAACCTTTCCCGTATACCTCAAGTGATTACAGATCTTCTGCCTTCTTTACAACACTTGTCTATCAACAATGAGGGAAATAAGCTGATAGTGCTGAATAACCTGAAGAAGCTGGTAAACCTGAGAACCTTGGAATTAATCTGCTGCGATTTAGAGCGCATTCCCCATTCCATTTTTACCCTAAACAATTTGCATGAAATtgacttaaaagaaaataacctCAGAACAGTGGAAGAAATAATTAGTTTCCAACATCTTAAGAATCTTTCTTGCTTAAAATTGTGGCACAACAGTATTTCATATGTCCCAGTGCAGATTGGTGCATTATCAAACCTGGAACAGTTGTATCTAAATTATAATAATATTAAGAATGTTCCATTGCAGCTATTTCTTTGTAGAAAGTTACACTATTTGGATCTTAGCTATAATAAGCTAACCTCCATCCCAGAAGAAATTGGTTATCTGACCAACCTGCAGTACTTGGCTTTGACAAAAAACCAC atTGAAATGCTGCCTGATGGATTATTTCAGTGCAAAAAGCTGCAATTTCTTCTTCTGGGAAATAACAGTCTGATGAATTTGTCCCCTTTTGTGGGTCAGCTACTGAATCTTGTTCACTTAGAGCTCATTGGAAACTATCTTGAATCACTTCCTGCTGAACTGGAAGAATGTCAGTTCTTAAAGCGAAATAATCTAATTGTAGAGGAAAGGTTGTTAAAAACACTTCCCCCTCGTGTCAGAGAGCGTTTGCAGGCATGCTCAGATAAGTCCTAA